The Mya arenaria isolate MELC-2E11 chromosome 16, ASM2691426v1 genome includes a window with the following:
- the LOC128221610 gene encoding coadhesin-like — translation MNSVLNICQSTQQAKLVCPNFCGLCNIVDGHWSDWSVWSGCDVTCGNGEHSRDRTCTYPAPAHGGLDCTGLNADRKTCNNNPCPIHGGWSFWSSWGSCSVTCDVGMKRRDRSCSNPYPGIHGNPCFGDARDDAICKKMPCANGGWSDWESWSACPVTCDVGLRSRQRFCNNPFPSMLGQYCQGKSDDYIVCNTKPCKSRVTF, via the exons ATGAACTCCGTTCTTAATATCTGCCAGAGCACACAACAGGCCAAACTTGTATGTCCAAACTTCTGTGGACTATGCAACATTG TTGACGGCCACTGGTCTGATTGGTCTGTTTGGAGCGGATGTGACGTCACGTGCGGGAATGGTGAACATTCACGTGACCGCACATGCACCTATCCAGCTCCAGCACACGGTGGACTAGACTGTACTGGTTTAAACGCTGACAGAAAGACTTGCAATAACAATCCATGTCCAA TACACGGTGGGTGGAGCTTCTGGTCATCATGGGGATCATGCTCAGTCACATGCGATGTCGGAATGAAGAGGCGTGACAGGTCCTGTTCTAATCCTTACCCTGGTATTCATGGAAACCCCTGCTTCGGCGATGCCCGAGATGACGcgatatgtaaaaaaatgccatgtGCAA ACGGAGGCTGGTCTGATTGGGAATCATGGAGTGCTTGTCCCGTGACATGTGACGTAGGGCTACGGAGTAGACAACGGTTTTGTAATAACCCTTTCCCCTCTATGCTCGGCCAATACTGCCAAGGCAAATCCGACGACTACATTGTTTGCAATACCAAACCGTGCAAAAGTAGAGTTACTTTttga